GCATAAGGTATGATGTTTTACTTGATATGGAGCGAGGTGTAAGCTTTAAGACATGGACGTAAGCCCATGGatctttaaagaaaaattataaatttattataaataaaattttatttatagtGAATGTTTATATTTAGAGAAATTttagggtttattacttggtggttgagtcactctctccctataaatagaaagttctattccattgtaattcatcccaaaaattcaataagaattcactctctctttctctgcaatattgttcttcttcttttattgttttattacacgttatcagcacgagactctaccgtctcaagaagctctttgagaagattaaagtataatttttctcctctttttaattatgactgacattatgaaaagaaagctcgttgcccttgaaatttcgggcaagaactatatgacgtgggtgttggatgctgaaatcTATTTAGATGCAATGGGTTTTGGAGACACcattaaagacaaaaataaagcatctacccaagactgtgctaaggccCTGATTTTCTTGCGTCATCACGTTGATAaagggttgaaaatagaatatctcacagtcaaagatccacttgttttgtagaatggcttaaaggaaagatatgacaacttaaagttggtcactcttccacaagcacgatatgattgggctcatctgaggctccaagactttaagtctgtttctgaatataattctgcaatgttcagaattacttctgaattgaaactctgtggagatactatcactgactatgatatgcttgaataaacattcataacgtttcatgcctccaatatggtcttgCAACAGCAGTATCTAGAAAAAGGTTTCAAGAAGTACTCTaagttgatttctcttctccttgtggctGAACGAAATAATGACTTGCTCATGAGAAATCACGAAAATCGACCCACTAGGTCTACACCATTGCCTGAAGTGGATGAGGTGTATTCTCATTATGCTAAGCATGGAAAAGGCCGTGGCCCTATTCGtggtcgtggtcatggtcgtggccGTGGACAAGGAAGAAATTTTCCTGGTGTTAATCACCCCCTAaagaaaaataaccaccaaaagtggaaagggaaagatgagaagTCAAATGCAAATGGTTCAGAAACTGAATGTTATCGTTGCAGTGGAAAAGGGCATTGGGCAAATATTTATCGTGTACCAAgacatttggttgagctttatcaagcatctctaaagaaCAAAGGTCCTGAAGCCAATTTTGTCTCTAACAATGATTTTGATATCACCCACTTGGATGTGACAGACTTCTTTAAGCACCCTAATGAAAAAATAGACCACCTGATCGGTGATAGATCCGTGGTTAAAGATGATTgaataatttgatttttttttgcgTATTCGTAATAGCTA
Above is a window of Nicotiana tabacum cultivar K326 chromosome 8, ASM71507v2, whole genome shotgun sequence DNA encoding:
- the LOC107769870 gene encoding uncharacterized protein LOC107769870 — its product is MVLQQQYLEKGFKKYSKLISLLLVAERNNDLLMRNHENRPTRSTPLPEVDEVYSHYAKHGKGRGPIRGRGHGRGRGQGRNFPGVNHPLKKNNHQKWKGKDEKSNANGSETECYRCSGKGHWANIYRVPRHLVELYQASLKNKGPEANFVSNNDFDITHLDVTDFFKHPNEKIDHLIGDRSVVKDD